A DNA window from Pseudoalteromonas spongiae UST010723-006 contains the following coding sequences:
- a CDS encoding IPT/TIG domain-containing protein, giving the protein MSKLANLLFLSLFTTNVMASGSVLSSQTEKDTDHDKVFDIYDSSPQQKVKTMSIEDLPIIQLSRISGNFNNKIVKGRYRIGDTVTLTGMGIDKIKDPVVVIYDNVRSYNVKQIELSNKGISFQLSVPQGKYKLFVYSNDKRTNDLYIEPFAADAPLIFGSTSVILTRGKEYTITGTGFDTDTKVLIGAKTITPLAVSNDSLSFKVPESSSEGYLQVRNKFAKSNSIRVFKYN; this is encoded by the coding sequence ATGAGTAAGCTAGCAAATTTATTATTTCTTTCGCTGTTTACAACCAATGTAATGGCATCTGGGTCAGTATTAAGTAGTCAAACTGAAAAAGACACAGATCATGATAAAGTGTTTGATATCTATGACAGTTCGCCACAGCAAAAAGTTAAAACAATGTCGATTGAGGACCTGCCGATAATTCAATTATCACGAATATCAGGCAACTTTAATAACAAAATTGTAAAAGGGCGTTATCGCATCGGTGATACAGTTACACTGACCGGCATGGGCATCGACAAGATTAAAGACCCTGTGGTTGTAATTTACGATAACGTACGAAGCTATAACGTAAAGCAGATCGAATTAAGCAATAAAGGCATTTCTTTTCAACTTAGCGTTCCGCAAGGTAAATATAAGCTATTTGTTTACAGCAATGATAAGCGTACAAATGACTTATATATCGAACCTTTTGCAGCGGACGCACCGCTAATTTTCGGCAGCACGTCAGTTATCTTAACGAGAGGGAAAGAATACACCATAACTGGTACAGGATTTGATACAGATACAAAAGTGTTAATTGGCGCTAAAACCATTACTCCTCTCGCAGTGTCAAACGATTCCCTGTCATTTAAAGTGCCAGAGTCGAGTAGTGAAGGGTATTTGCAAGTACGCAATAAATTCGCAAAAAGTAATAGTATTCGCGTATTCAAATATAATTAA
- a CDS encoding IPT/TIG domain-containing protein: MIFRLALVAFTLYSAGVYAAPLNQLETPKGTWENKDEDGDGVLDENDDFPFDKSKAVFPEHIEEEFNNNVGEANYIGSVPFRVEGVINQHIDIDDFKFDVTQEIIDNDDLITFIVLKQADRFSPTVGVLTNEGKAVQHVKLKIDTVNPLGAAINIRPKEEGQLNFSILDANGIHDELFEYEVIAFIDSDRDGVPDEMEQALGLNHLVQDTDGDGVVDGNEYYAFSSRNVFSHDSDNDSVPNWLDEDSDNDGIKDTFEKTTDLDADKLPAFIDKDSDNDGTSDKATFEADEKLLDSDGDSLINVVDIDDDNDGVLDIFDKAPLTPIDYSSQQTNAVLTQVTLSLSESESMVNTARPFWPITLHGQNLDLTNATVVVFKGDKRIPIVNERINNNDPDKLTIVVPNYESVELGGEPLTVFVATDEYKTNSVELHLLHPETPLIYSISEKRATPGTSVVIDGENLTSLSEIVLGEYKTAVTWQSDNSISFIVPQNTQSNYLHVENSYGKSNKVFFAIDESKSLQTSVDIPSVYQGFTGPFKVLPTKQEVASWQDLPEQLVVDIDETKVSIWHNEQEILSTILLKGQTSVELSLESFIKENVLTPLFLNKDDAFKTSALNTLVELDEYQEIILYYEQGLASDYEVFLTDEEYALEMKLVQIRDILIAEMAKKQSQQARWN; this comes from the coding sequence ATGATTTTTCGATTAGCGTTAGTAGCGTTCACATTATATAGCGCAGGCGTGTATGCAGCGCCACTTAATCAACTCGAAACGCCTAAGGGCACTTGGGAAAACAAAGACGAAGATGGCGACGGCGTTTTAGATGAAAACGATGATTTTCCATTTGACAAGAGCAAAGCGGTTTTTCCTGAACACATAGAAGAAGAATTTAACAATAACGTTGGTGAAGCAAACTATATTGGTTCAGTCCCTTTTAGAGTAGAGGGGGTCATTAACCAACATATTGATATTGATGATTTCAAATTTGACGTAACACAAGAGATTATTGATAACGATGACCTAATTACTTTTATAGTTTTGAAGCAAGCAGATAGATTTTCACCAACCGTTGGTGTGTTAACTAACGAAGGTAAAGCTGTTCAACATGTGAAACTTAAAATAGATACCGTTAATCCATTGGGTGCTGCGATTAATATCAGACCAAAAGAAGAAGGACAACTGAACTTCTCAATATTAGATGCGAATGGTATTCATGATGAATTATTCGAATATGAGGTTATCGCATTTATCGATTCAGACCGAGACGGCGTGCCAGATGAAATGGAACAAGCGCTAGGCTTAAACCACTTAGTTCAAGATACAGACGGTGATGGCGTAGTAGATGGCAATGAGTATTATGCTTTTTCAAGTCGCAATGTATTTTCTCACGATAGTGATAATGATTCAGTACCAAACTGGTTAGATGAAGACAGTGATAACGATGGCATAAAAGATACGTTTGAAAAAACAACGGATCTTGATGCGGACAAACTGCCTGCGTTCATTGATAAGGACAGTGATAACGATGGTACGTCCGACAAGGCAACGTTTGAGGCTGATGAAAAGCTTTTGGATAGCGATGGAGATTCACTAATAAATGTTGTTGATATAGATGATGACAATGATGGGGTACTCGATATATTCGATAAAGCTCCGCTAACGCCTATTGATTATTCAAGTCAACAAACTAATGCTGTGTTAACTCAGGTGACTCTATCATTGTCTGAGTCGGAATCAATGGTAAACACAGCCCGTCCTTTTTGGCCTATTACATTACATGGCCAGAATCTAGACTTAACAAATGCCACTGTAGTTGTTTTTAAAGGTGATAAACGTATACCAATCGTTAACGAAAGGATTAACAACAACGACCCTGATAAGCTCACTATTGTCGTACCAAATTATGAATCAGTTGAACTGGGTGGAGAACCGTTAACTGTGTTTGTTGCAACCGACGAGTACAAAACTAATAGTGTCGAGCTGCATTTACTACACCCAGAAACACCGCTTATTTACTCTATTAGCGAAAAACGGGCTACACCCGGTACCAGTGTTGTTATAGATGGAGAAAACCTTACTTCTCTATCAGAAATAGTGCTTGGTGAATATAAAACAGCGGTTACTTGGCAAAGCGATAACTCTATTAGTTTTATTGTCCCACAAAATACACAGTCTAATTATTTACATGTAGAAAACTCATATGGAAAGAGTAACAAGGTCTTCTTTGCAATCGACGAAAGTAAATCACTGCAAACGTCAGTAGATATTCCTTCTGTATATCAAGGGTTCACAGGACCTTTTAAAGTATTACCTACAAAGCAAGAGGTTGCCTCATGGCAAGATTTGCCAGAACAGTTGGTGGTAGACATTGATGAGACCAAGGTGAGTATTTGGCATAACGAGCAAGAAATATTATCAACTATATTGTTAAAAGGTCAGACTAGTGTTGAACTTTCGTTAGAAAGCTTTATTAAAGAAAATGTCCTAACGCCATTATTTTTAAACAAAGACGACGCATTTAAAACTAGTGCATTAAACACACTTGTTGAGCTGGATGAATATCAAGAAATTATTTTATATTATGAGCAAGGTTTAGCTTCGGATTATGAAGTTTTCCTTACTGATGAAGAATATGCATTAGAAATGAAGCTAGTTCAAATTAGGGATATCTTAATTGCAGAAATGGCAAAAAAACAGTCTCAACAGGCAAGATGGAATTAA
- a CDS encoding IPT/TIG domain-containing protein — MRSYVIAIITGCLFCANAFASDSDNDKVLDTFDLNPSSKVKPFAKGFIQINELGGNFNNVIEKGRYRFGDSITLIGDNFSALNDPVVVVYQHNNVFNFKPNSVTANQLTFNFDVPKGKYALFIYDADSKTNEMKVDAFNNASPLIFGHSEISLSKGKSFTLNGVGFTKGSKIVIGALKVTPSNVTSTQIQFDVPNNAAGLQLYVENASSKSNIVRIVSY; from the coding sequence ATGAGAAGTTATGTTATCGCTATTATTACGGGTTGTTTGTTTTGTGCAAATGCTTTTGCATCAGACAGTGATAACGATAAAGTACTTGATACCTTTGATTTAAATCCATCTTCTAAAGTAAAGCCGTTTGCTAAAGGTTTTATTCAAATTAATGAATTGGGTGGAAATTTTAACAACGTGATAGAAAAAGGGCGCTATCGTTTTGGTGATTCAATTACGTTAATAGGTGATAATTTCAGTGCGTTAAACGATCCTGTTGTGGTTGTGTATCAACACAATAATGTATTTAACTTTAAACCTAATTCCGTAACCGCTAATCAATTAACCTTTAATTTTGATGTGCCAAAAGGCAAGTATGCCTTGTTTATTTACGACGCTGATAGCAAAACAAATGAAATGAAAGTCGATGCGTTTAATAATGCGTCTCCGCTTATTTTTGGTCACAGTGAGATATCGCTTAGTAAAGGCAAGTCGTTTACCTTAAACGGCGTTGGTTTTACAAAAGGCAGCAAAATTGTCATTGGCGCATTAAAAGTAACCCCGTCAAACGTCACCAGTACGCAAATACAATTTGATGTTCCCAATAACGCTGCAGGTCTGCAGTTATACGTCGAAAATGCGTCCTCAAAGAGTAACATTGTACGAATTGTTAGTTATTAA
- a CDS encoding LemA family protein, with protein sequence MSEFLTANWLLISILVVFIVIFYAWYVSIITKRNAMEEAFSGIDVQLKKRTDLIPNVLAIAKKFMTHEKELLEEVTRLRTDVLNAASSNNNEQRFKLEGQLENSLSGLMIAVENYPELKSDATMLDAQRTYADVEAHISAARRNFNSANRVLRNAIQVFPGNIIAAMVGVKAMAFFEISESERQPVNAAELLN encoded by the coding sequence ATGTCTGAATTTCTCACAGCAAACTGGTTGCTCATTTCAATTTTAGTCGTTTTTATTGTTATTTTTTATGCGTGGTATGTCTCAATAATAACCAAACGCAACGCGATGGAAGAAGCGTTCTCTGGCATTGATGTGCAACTTAAAAAACGCACCGACTTAATTCCAAATGTATTAGCAATCGCGAAAAAATTTATGACACACGAAAAGGAGCTACTTGAAGAAGTCACCCGTTTACGAACTGATGTATTAAATGCGGCCAGCAGCAATAACAACGAACAACGTTTTAAACTCGAAGGTCAGTTAGAAAACTCGCTATCTGGTTTGATGATTGCGGTAGAAAATTATCCAGAGCTAAAATCGGATGCAACAATGCTTGATGCGCAACGTACCTATGCCGATGTAGAAGCGCATATATCCGCGGCAAGACGTAATTTTAATAGCGCAAATCGTGTATTACGTAACGCAATTCAAGTGTTTCCAGGCAACATCATTGCCGCCATGGTTGGCGTAAAAGCGATGGCATTTTTCGAAATTTCTGAATCTGAACGACAGCCGGTTAACGCCGCAGAACTTTTAAACTAG
- a CDS encoding DUF3137 domain-containing protein, producing MSSDKHEFADFLSKEIKGYIDALSLRFRRHKKNATDVPASDTLKNTFEHEIKPKLDLIEQQRDSFNSEFEKRNRLLNFKVFPAVVIIVLLVVALGGDGSFFSTLIFAFCIGTSWAYKPALDYIHFYKRNVMPILVKMYGEFSYSLTSEIKKDEIKKLAISPSFDHIETEDSIVGELDNIGFQFCELKLERSGNNGRHTMFKGCMVKLTMPFDFNSHTIVQQDRGKVANWLTKDPKATQKVELENNYFEQAFEVFSTDQVLARYILTPVMMEQILALYTMFMHKAGAQSFECEFIDNTAIFLISYKANLIEPAWISQSAYDIDALPLIEQELELLTSISKQLNLDLMAARKVSSAQMAVNQ from the coding sequence ATGTCATCGGATAAACATGAGTTTGCAGATTTTTTGTCGAAAGAAATAAAAGGATATATTGATGCATTGTCATTACGTTTCAGACGTCATAAAAAAAATGCCACCGATGTGCCAGCATCAGACACCTTAAAAAACACGTTTGAACATGAGATTAAACCAAAGTTAGACCTTATTGAGCAGCAACGAGATTCGTTTAACAGCGAGTTTGAAAAGAGAAATCGCCTGCTTAATTTTAAAGTATTTCCTGCAGTGGTAATTATTGTTTTGTTAGTGGTTGCGCTAGGGGGCGATGGTAGTTTCTTTTCTACACTTATATTTGCGTTTTGTATTGGCACCAGTTGGGCGTATAAACCAGCGCTTGATTATATACACTTTTACAAACGAAACGTGATGCCGATATTAGTTAAAATGTATGGTGAATTTAGTTATTCACTGACCTCAGAAATCAAAAAAGACGAGATTAAAAAGCTCGCAATCTCACCTAGTTTTGATCACATTGAAACAGAAGATAGCATTGTTGGCGAGCTTGATAATATTGGCTTTCAATTTTGTGAACTAAAGCTTGAGCGCAGTGGTAATAATGGCCGACACACTATGTTTAAAGGCTGTATGGTTAAGTTAACCATGCCGTTTGATTTTAATTCACACACTATCGTTCAGCAAGATCGCGGTAAAGTAGCAAATTGGCTAACAAAAGATCCCAAAGCAACACAAAAAGTAGAATTAGAAAACAATTACTTTGAACAAGCATTCGAAGTATTTTCAACTGATCAAGTGCTTGCTCGCTATATACTTACGCCAGTGATGATGGAACAGATCCTAGCGCTTTATACCATGTTTATGCACAAAGCCGGTGCACAAAGCTTTGAGTGTGAATTTATTGATAACACTGCGATATTTTTAATTAGTTACAAAGCTAATCTGATTGAACCAGCGTGGATAAGTCAGTCAGCTTACGATATTGATGCGTTACCACTGATTGAGCAAGAACTTGAATTATTAACCTCTATATCAAAACAACTTAACCTTGATTTAATGGCAGCACGAAAAGTATCAAGTGCACAAATGGCCGTAAATCAATAA
- the asnB gene encoding asparagine synthase B: MCSIFGVLDIKSDAAQLRSQAIEMSKLLRHRGPDWSGVYSSEKAILVHERLAIVGVSSGAQPLYNPEQTHVLAVNGEIYNHKQLKQDLSVDFEFQTESDCEVLLALYKQKGPEFLDDLNGIFAFCLYDEEKDAYLIGRDHIGIIPLYTGHDEHGNFYVASEMKALAPICKTIEEFPPGHYLWSQDGEIRPYYARDWQSYDAVKDNEAKVSDVKEGLEAAVKRQLMCDVPYGVLLSGGLDSSVISAITQMFAAKRVEDNDESSAWWPQLHSFSIGLEGSPDLAAAQKVADSIGTVHHPITFTIQQGIDALKEVIYHIETYDVTTIRASTPMYLMARYIKAMGIKMVLSGEGADELFGGYLYFHKAPNAKEFHDELNRKVSKLHQFDCLRANKSMAAWGVEARVPFLDKEFVDTAMRINPEGKMCKDGKIEKHIIREAFDGYLPDEVLWRQKEQFSDGVGYSWIDTLKEHVESIVSDQMMEAAAFKYPINTPQTKEAYYYRSIFEEHFPGDAAAKTVPHGKSVACSTEAALEWDESFKNNADPSGRAAGVHNEAY, translated from the coding sequence ATGTGTTCAATTTTTGGCGTACTAGACATTAAATCAGATGCAGCGCAGTTGCGTTCACAAGCAATCGAAATGTCGAAGTTACTTCGTCACCGTGGCCCAGATTGGTCGGGCGTATATTCATCAGAAAAAGCAATTTTGGTACACGAGCGTTTAGCCATCGTTGGTGTTTCAAGTGGCGCGCAACCACTTTATAACCCAGAGCAGACACACGTACTGGCAGTAAACGGTGAAATTTATAACCACAAACAATTAAAACAAGATCTAAGCGTAGACTTTGAATTTCAGACCGAATCAGATTGTGAAGTCTTACTGGCTCTTTATAAACAAAAAGGGCCTGAATTCTTAGATGACCTAAACGGCATTTTTGCATTTTGTTTATACGATGAAGAAAAAGACGCATACTTAATTGGCCGTGATCACATTGGTATTATTCCACTTTATACCGGTCATGATGAGCATGGTAACTTTTATGTTGCATCTGAGATGAAAGCCCTTGCACCTATTTGTAAAACCATTGAGGAGTTTCCTCCAGGTCATTACTTATGGAGTCAAGATGGTGAAATTCGCCCTTATTACGCACGTGACTGGCAAAGTTATGATGCGGTAAAAGATAACGAAGCAAAAGTAAGCGATGTAAAAGAAGGCTTAGAAGCGGCAGTTAAACGTCAATTGATGTGTGATGTGCCTTACGGCGTATTATTATCGGGCGGCTTAGACTCATCGGTAATCTCAGCAATCACGCAAATGTTTGCCGCTAAACGTGTTGAGGATAACGATGAATCGAGTGCCTGGTGGCCTCAGTTACACTCTTTTTCTATTGGCTTAGAAGGTTCGCCAGATCTAGCTGCTGCACAAAAAGTAGCAGACAGCATCGGCACAGTACACCACCCTATTACCTTTACAATTCAACAAGGTATCGATGCGCTTAAAGAGGTTATCTACCACATAGAAACATATGATGTAACAACCATTCGTGCGTCTACACCGATGTATTTAATGGCACGTTATATTAAAGCCATGGGCATTAAAATGGTGTTATCAGGTGAAGGTGCTGATGAGTTATTTGGCGGTTATTTATATTTCCACAAAGCGCCAAATGCTAAAGAGTTCCATGATGAATTAAACCGTAAAGTAAGTAAGTTACACCAATTCGATTGTTTACGAGCAAACAAATCGATGGCAGCTTGGGGTGTTGAAGCGCGTGTACCATTCTTAGATAAAGAATTTGTTGATACCGCAATGCGTATCAACCCTGAAGGTAAAATGTGTAAAGACGGTAAAATCGAGAAACACATTATTCGTGAAGCGTTCGATGGCTATTTACCAGATGAAGTATTATGGCGTCAAAAAGAGCAGTTCTCAGATGGCGTTGGTTATAGTTGGATTGATACTTTAAAAGAGCATGTTGAATCAATCGTAAGTGACCAAATGATGGAAGCTGCTGCGTTTAAGTATCCGATTAACACACCACAAACAAAAGAAGCCTATTACTATCGTTCAATTTTTGAAGAGCACTTCCCAGGTGATGCTGCAGCGAAAACTGTACCACATGGTAAGTCGGTAGCCTGCTCTACTGAAGCCGCTCTTGAATGGGATGAAAGCTTTAAGAACAACGCCGATCCATCAGGTCGTGCAGCGGGTGTTCATAACGAAGCGTATTAA
- a CDS encoding CoA transferase subunit B: MALSREQVAMRVAQELQDGYYVNLGIGIPTLVANYVPDGMEVMLQSENGLLGMGPYPTRDQIDADMINAGKETVTAAIGAAIFNSAESFAMIRGGHVDLTVLGAFEVDQQGNIASWMIPKKLVKGMGGAMDLVAGAKNIVVTMTHANKHGESKLLESCTLPLTGVNCVRKIVTDLAVLEVKDGAFYLLERAPGVSVDEIISKTAGKLIVEGDIPEMKV, translated from the coding sequence ATGGCGTTATCAAGAGAACAAGTTGCAATGCGTGTTGCACAAGAACTACAAGACGGTTATTACGTTAATTTAGGCATTGGTATTCCTACCTTAGTGGCAAACTATGTACCCGATGGTATGGAAGTCATGCTGCAGTCTGAAAATGGTTTGTTAGGTATGGGTCCATACCCTACACGTGACCAAATTGACGCGGATATGATCAACGCGGGTAAAGAAACCGTTACAGCAGCCATAGGTGCGGCAATATTTAATAGTGCCGAAAGCTTTGCAATGATCCGTGGTGGTCATGTAGATTTAACAGTACTTGGTGCCTTTGAGGTTGATCAACAAGGAAATATTGCTTCTTGGATGATCCCTAAAAAGCTTGTTAAAGGCATGGGTGGCGCAATGGATTTAGTGGCAGGTGCAAAAAATATTGTCGTTACCATGACCCACGCCAATAAACACGGTGAATCAAAGTTACTTGAATCATGCACGTTACCACTGACAGGCGTTAACTGCGTTAGGAAAATCGTAACCGATTTAGCCGTGTTAGAAGTAAAAGACGGTGCATTTTATTTGTTAGAGCGCGCACCTGGTGTAAGTGTTGATGAAATTATCAGTAAAACGGCTGGTAAGTTAATTGTTGAAGGTGATATTCCTGAAATGAAAGTATAA
- a CDS encoding CoA transferase subunit A, translated as MAGFNKVVDNYQDALEGIKDGDTVIAGGFGLCGIPEGLIAEIKRRKTTDLTVVSNNCGVDDFGLGILLHDKQIKKIIASYVGENAIFEQQLLNGEIEVELTPQGTLAEKMRAGGAGIPAFYTATGYGTPVAEGKEVKEFDGRPYILEESITGEFAIVKAWKADRYGNLVFRHTAMNFNPMAATAGKITVAEVEEIVEPGELSPSEIHTPGIYVNRVIKGNFEKRIERVTTKD; from the coding sequence ATGGCAGGTTTTAATAAGGTCGTCGACAATTATCAAGACGCACTTGAAGGCATTAAAGACGGCGATACTGTTATCGCAGGCGGATTTGGCTTATGTGGTATTCCAGAGGGCTTAATCGCAGAAATTAAACGTAGAAAAACCACTGATCTTACCGTGGTTTCAAATAACTGTGGTGTGGATGATTTTGGCTTAGGTATTTTATTACACGATAAGCAAATTAAAAAAATCATCGCATCATACGTTGGTGAAAACGCGATTTTTGAACAGCAGTTACTTAACGGTGAAATTGAAGTTGAGCTAACACCACAAGGTACGCTTGCCGAGAAAATGCGTGCTGGCGGAGCCGGTATCCCTGCGTTTTATACCGCAACGGGTTACGGTACACCGGTGGCTGAGGGCAAAGAAGTAAAAGAGTTTGACGGTCGCCCGTATATTCTTGAAGAGTCAATTACCGGTGAATTTGCCATTGTAAAAGCGTGGAAAGCAGATCGCTACGGTAACTTGGTGTTTCGCCACACAGCAATGAATTTTAACCCTATGGCCGCAACAGCAGGTAAAATTACCGTAGCTGAAGTGGAAGAGATTGTTGAGCCTGGTGAACTATCACCAAGCGAAATTCACACCCCAGGCATTTATGTTAACCGCGTGATTAAAGGTAACTTTGAAAAACGCATCGAACGTGTAACTACAAAAGACTAG
- a CDS encoding hydroxymethylglutaryl-CoA lyase, whose translation MQPKFVKVVEVGARDGLQNEGSVSTQDKVSLINALAKAGVKHLEAGAFVSPKWVPQMADSSDVLRQIDKSALTTFSALTPNLKGAELAFNAGANEFAIFTAASEAFTQKNINCSIDESIARFQPVMDFAKQHNIPVRGYVSCVMGCPYDGAVSLDTVVKVTKKLLAMGSYEVSLGDTIGVGTPQSTEQLLNALLEQVSADKLAVHFHDTYGQALANVYTALNMGIKTVDSAVAGLGGCPYAAGASGNLATEDLIYMLNGLGIEHGIDLEMLAQAGWQISEALNKQPTSKVSLALQAKLT comes from the coding sequence ATGCAACCAAAGTTTGTAAAAGTAGTTGAAGTAGGCGCTCGTGATGGCTTGCAAAATGAAGGTTCAGTTTCAACACAAGATAAAGTTTCGCTGATTAACGCTTTAGCAAAAGCGGGTGTTAAGCATCTCGAAGCCGGAGCTTTTGTGTCACCCAAATGGGTGCCACAAATGGCTGATTCTAGCGATGTATTACGCCAAATTGATAAAAGTGCACTCACTACATTCAGCGCACTTACACCTAATTTAAAAGGCGCTGAGCTTGCATTTAATGCAGGCGCAAATGAATTTGCCATATTCACTGCGGCAAGCGAAGCCTTTACCCAAAAAAACATTAATTGCTCGATTGATGAATCCATAGCACGTTTTCAACCTGTAATGGATTTTGCTAAGCAACATAATATTCCGGTACGTGGTTATGTGTCGTGTGTTATGGGTTGCCCCTACGATGGTGCTGTTAGCCTTGATACTGTTGTAAAAGTAACCAAAAAGCTTTTAGCTATGGGCAGTTACGAAGTATCGCTGGGTGACACCATAGGTGTTGGCACACCTCAATCTACCGAACAATTATTAAACGCCCTGCTTGAGCAAGTATCCGCTGACAAGTTAGCTGTACACTTTCACGATACCTACGGCCAAGCACTTGCTAACGTGTATACCGCGCTTAATATGGGCATTAAAACCGTCGATTCAGCGGTTGCAGGCCTTGGTGGCTGCCCTTATGCTGCTGGTGCGTCAGGAAATCTTGCCACTGAGGATTTAATTTATATGCTTAATGGACTTGGCATTGAGCATGGAATTGATTTAGAAATGCTAGCCCAAGCAGGTTGGCAAATTAGTGAAGCATTAAATAAACAACCAACAAGTAAAGTTTCACTGGCATTACAAGCCAAACTAACTTAA